The Panulirus ornatus isolate Po-2019 chromosome 8, ASM3632096v1, whole genome shotgun sequence genome includes the window TGACAGCCATCAGatccaacatatacacatgcaacACGTGTCCAATTATACTTAACACTAAAATCCTCTCTAAAATAGCCATAGGCACGACACAAAATTCAGTATCTTCATCTATAATACGACAAAATGCTACGAGATGATATGAAGAGCTGCAACGCGAAGCCTGATAATCTCTTGCAAGGTTAGGTAACAACAGAGCTTCCAATAATGGGGATAGTTTCCCTGCCATCAACCACAAAGGAGACATCCTGAAAGGTTTTGGGAAAATGGACGGGTCTTCGCAATGACTCGTTCCGCCCATACCTCTCTTGTTACTACTGAGCCTAGCCAAAACGCGGACCTAGACAACAGTACGTAAACAGGCGTTTTGATCGACGTCTTACGGTATTCGAGGACAAAGAATCTTAGCACTGGAAGACAAGAAGATCCACCTTCTTTACGGTAAAATATCAATACAAAACGGTTTAACATTCAACTGTATGATAAAGACCCTTGATCTTACTGAAGGGTCAAAATGATAACTTGAAGCTAAAACCAATCATGACTTACGTGAGCAAAACCCATTCTCCTTCTCTGAGATTCAAGAAACCTTTCGGAAAATACGAATTCTGAAATATTATCTCCTCATGACACGCGGGAATCTTAAGAAAATAAAATGTACGAGGAAAATAATTTTATCCTGACCAGGTACGGTTGTGAGGCAGGCTGAGAAGATAACTCAATTCGGTGTAACACAGATACACTTACGGTCTGCTTGGCAAGACATAAAACAATTCATATCTCTCTCTAGATAGCCAAGCGCTCAGAATTCTTTTCACCCTTAAATGAAGTTTACAACCTTGACTCAAACTTTCATGTGCATTATCACGGTCTAGGAATGTCTCCTTGGCTAACAGCAAtgcaaaaggggaagaaaataatCCCCTTTTTTGGTCTCAGTGGTTAGCTTTGGTTGGAATGATAATCTATTCTAGTGATATACTGGTTAGACTTATCATCTACTCTAGATATATACGGATGTGTGTACAGTAACCCTCAGCGCACTCTAACTACCTTTTATTTCCAGTTACAGTACGTCGATCACCATTCTCACCTCGGCTTGGTAAGCGTGGGGACGACCTTGCTGCTGACCAGGAATATGACGACGACTTATCAGAGGAGGAGTACGACGGGGACGGCGACCTTCAAGACTACCTGACGGAAAACGGAGATTCTGAAGTTTTGAGCGGGGTAGCGATGCCCCTAGACAAGAAAAGCATGGCGTTCTCACCCCGCCTTGGCAAGCGAGTGTCCTTCGTGCCCCGACTCGGCAAGAGGAACCCAGGGTTCGCTTTCTCCCCAAGACTCGGCAAGCGGGCAGCCAACTTTCCCTCTGTCCCAAGCCCTGGAAAACGGGAAAATTTTGCCTTTTCACCACGGCTAGGGAAAAAATCCGGCTTTGCCTTTGGCCCAAGACTAGGTAAAAAGGCTGATTTCGCTTTCTCTCCAAGACTAGGTAAAAAGGGCGACTTTGCATTTCGTCCAAGACTTGGAAAAAAAGCAGACTTTGCATTCATTCCACGATTAGGAAAAAAAGCAGACTTTGCATTCATTCCACGATTAGGAAAAAAAGCTGACTTTGCATTCAGTCCAAGACTTGGAAAAAAAGCTGACTTCGCATTCATCCCACGTTTAGGAAAAAAAGCTGACTTTGCATTCAGTCCAAGACTTGGAAAAAAAGCAGACTTTGCATTTAGCCCGCGTCTAGGTAAAAAGGCTGACTTTGCATTCAGTCCAAGACTTGGAAAGAAAGCAGACTTTGCATTCAGTCCAAGACTTGGCAAGAGGAGCCATGAGGATTCGACTATGGACACACGAGAAACGAGGACTGCAGCATTTATACCTCGCCTGGGTCGAGCCTACTTCTctcctaggctaggctaggctaggatacaGCAACTGCAATGCGTTACCAATAACCCTTCCTACTTTGTTACACCCTCACCTATCCACTGACCAAGTTAGCTTAAGTTAATGTGACGTTAGAGCAGAGTATTGACTGTTCTGTTGTTTGACGGTGAAAGAAATATCACCTGCTATGTGAAGCACCTGGCTGGATTGGTGATACAGGATCGCCGATGGTGCTCTGGGCCGTGAACGGGAAACCGTGCTCTGGTCGGTgacattttgtgtgtgttgtacatcTAAGTCATGATTGTCAATCGTTTTCATCGAACGCAGAGGATCAAAATATATCTATTATAGAGGAACAATAAATATTGTTTATATATCGTTGGTTATCTTGATTATACACAATTTCGGATATACAGATCACAGGTTGGTGCCTCCACATATTGAGTGCTGTCTCCACAAATGCCACTGATGATATCTATGAACAATTAATGAATCTCACAGATCAAGTGATCTCTCACAGAGCAAATAATGCCTGCCATCATCCACAAAATGATATAGCTTAAATTCATCGTTGCCAACACACACTGGAGGGCAACTGCTGTCCCCACTAGGACATTGCCGCCCTTGCAGACCAATATCTAACCTACCAAACTGCTGCCCTTGTAAACTAACTGCTATACTCGCTAGATGCTGCCTCACGCACCATCTTTTATCCTCTCTAACTACTTACTGTCTCATCAACCATCTGCCGTCCTTACGCACCTACAAACTAACAACTTCCCTCACCCATACACTACAACCCGATTCTTTTAAAACCTAGCATCTATCCTCACTTATCAATGGCTGACTGCCCTTGAATACCATTACAATCAATCTCATGCCTTTCCAAACAACTGGTAACAGAAGCCACCTTAAAACAATTGGATACGAAATCAATTAACAAATTCCTAAATAAATTGGTTACTTTAAAGATCACAAGACCCTTAACAAACTAACTCCTGCTCTCACGCATCCTAACATCTCACCTGCTATCCTCATCAAACAAATGTTTCCTTCCAGTAAGGACATTTCTCCTACAGACCAGCTGACACCCACATAAGGGAACGTGATCACCGATAACTCTCACTGATGCTCCATACATCACTAGAATAAAAGGCACGAATCTGCAGCAAACAAACGTACACGGTGAACTATGGTGTTCATGTGTGACATCTCCACATCCCGGAAGACTGAGCTCCCAAAGAGCCTAGCTGTGCCATGTGCAATCGTCAGCAAGTACTCCCTTTCTCAAAGAAAGGTCTCACTAATCGCGAGCTATGTCCCTTTCATACAGACTCGCAGActtaagtcaaaaaaaaaaaaatccaaagatcAAAAATACAACAGGTTTAGCCCCTTCAGCAcatcggtacggcccttgagcacgacggtacggcccttgagcacgacaggaaggcccttgagcacaacggtaaggcaCTTAAGGGTCTGGTCAGAAGTCACGCCATCAAACTCAAGGTTTGCattgtcgtacttaaaggtcgtactgtcgcaaTCGAGGTCAGTATCATCATGCTGAAAGGATTCATCAGTGCAGTAATAGTTCCACTGTATAAATGGAATATATGAACCAACAGCAAGAAAACAGTCAAATATAAGGCAAATGGGCGAGGTAATGTGAGGCTAAGAATGAAGAGACTAAGAGCCTATGTGGTGCGATAATAAGACATCAAGAACACTACACAACAGGAGCTTAAGGTCCCATAAGAAGCCTTAGCTGTCAGTAGAGTAAATATATAACTAAGAGGAATACTAACAACAAAAACTTAGTAATACAAATAAAGAGTCAGAACCAATAAAATGAGACcttcgaaaataaaaaaaaattaagacaaaAGTAtagaaaagcaaaataatatgacGTTTGCGGCAAAAATAACCAAACCATTAAAAAGTTTAAGTAACGAGTCTATTTGTCGAGAAAGACAACGAAATTGTTACGCCAGGAGATTATTTACAGATTCATAATCCAGATATGGGAAACCATAAAACCGTTAGTTACAGCTTTTCaaccaaaataaatgaaaaaactaAATGCTTACAACCTAGAAGGCAACGGCTTACAACCTAGAAGGCATTGACTGAATAACAGCAGTTTAAGAATCCATTTGTAAAGACTATAAGCAATGAAAGTGATCAAGATCCTGAGAAATCCCCACCATAATGTATGACAATCCCCAGCACACTGTGTATGTTGCTTCAGGGGCAGAGTTGAAAGCGCTGTGCCTGACAACCAATCAAAACGGGTTTCTAGCAATAAACAGAGAGAAGTCTAATCAGAGAACTAAAATGGGGGTCAAAAGAGAAACTGAAGAGGTTATGATCAACAATGAAACCCTGAATCAACAGTCAGATGATACGATGAGATTTTAATATGTATATCCAGTAAGCCTAATATAAACTTCCCATGTAAATATAAAACGTACTAAAAGAAATGTAATCTAAGTTTTAACTCAGAGTTTACCAACAATGTAAAACAAGGTCGAACTGCTGGCTTAAACCTTGTCATTCTAGATGTCCCTCTTTAAATGTTTTAAGTAAGCAGTttaaaaggggatatatatgctTCCGTCAAAAGGACTAATCATTTCAAGAATAAAACATAGATATCAGACAGTTCTGCAACAGAAGCTCAGCAAGCTGCGAATCAACATACCAACTGAATCATAAAGTTGAAAAATAAAAGCTACAGATTAAGACAATTTTAAGTTACGAGTTAAGCCTATGGGAAAGCAAAATTAAGTCAAGGTAACATCGGAATAAAGCTAAGGACGAGAGACTATGAGAAACAAGAATACCACTGAAGTTGGAATCTCGTTAACTAAAACTTTGAAATGAACCACCTCACGGGaatataaaggagggtgaaaggcatgcaaggaatgaagtgaattggaacgatgtggtataccggggtcgacgcgctgtcaatggattgaaccagggcatgtgaagcgagtgggggtaaaccatggaaagttttgtggggcctggatgtggagagggagctgtggtttcggtgcattacacatgacagatagagacagtgtgaacgaatgtggccgttgtcgtcttttcctagcgctacctagcgcgcgcgggggggagggtggtgctatttcatgtgtggcggggtggcgacgagaatggatgaaggtagcaagtatgaatatgtacatgtgtatatatgtatatatctgtgtatgtatatgtatgcatacattaaaATAtagaagtatgtatatgtgcgtgtgtgagcgtttatgtatatacatgtgtatgtgggtgggttgggccattctttcgtctgtttccttgcgctacctcgctaacgcaggagacaacgactaagaatatgagagagagagagagagagagagagagagagagagagagagagagagagagagagagagagaggtcaacttgctgtcaacgacgtgaaccaggtcatatgaagtagccggtgtaaaccatggagaggtctgtggggtctggttgtgggtagggaactgtggtgtagggtgcattacacatgacagctggagaatggatgagagtgcatgcggcctttcttcgtctgttccttgcgctacctcgctaatgcggaaaatggcatcaagtacctttacatatatatatatatggagtgaaaaagattttgtgtgatcggggcctgaacatgcaggagggtgaaaggagggcaaggaatagagtgaattggagtgatgtggtatacaggggttgacgtgctgtcagtggattgaatcaaggcatgtgaagcgcctggggtaaaccatggaaagctgtgtaggtatgtatatttgcgtgtgtggacgtgtgtatgtacatgtgtatgggggggggggggccatttctttcgtctgtttccttgcgctacctcgcaaacgcgggagacagcgacaaagtataaaaaaaaaaaaaaaaaaaaaaatatatatatatatatatatatatatatatatatggcaaagggAAGTTAAAAAGCTATAATCAAAAGAAAGCAGAACATTCTGAATATCCATATAAAACTCGAATATGATAATTGTCTTACCAATTTATCATCTAGATGAAAAATACAGTTTAAGGACCAACAAAACGACGAACATCTTTACAAACTTCCTAAAACTGGGTCTGCAAGCTCTAATTACGCTTAACATAAACAACTACTCAAGTCTCCGCCGCCTTCACCTGAGCCATATATAATTTGTACACCCACACTCCTCTTCAGGTCTGTACGCCTACACTCCTCTTCAGGTCTGTATATCCTCTCCTCTTCAGATATGTACACCCACTCTTCTCTTCACGTCTGTACACCCACTCTCCTCTTCAGATCTGTACCTCCGTCAAGAAAATCCCTTTGGCAGGAGACCGGCCAGGACTGAGCGGAGGAGGCTGTCTTGGTCGGGCTCTCCTGGCAACCGTTAGTGGCGGGAGGGAAGAGAAGTTGGGGGGGTGTCTGGGGGAGGGGCGGCCCATGATGTCACCCGGGGCGGGGTTAGGGAGGGGAAGACGGCCATTACTGCCAGAGTTACCACATTATCATTGTTTATTTTGACATAATGATCGTttctgaagaaaaaagataatgagtgatTCACTGGTCGAGTGGGATTTCGAAGTATGGTATCGTAGAAATGACCAAGTACCTAATCTAGAATATCCAGAACCCCGGTTGATTACGtgtacagttacagaatattgtTTTTAGGAAAACCGTAATAAAGAGTGACATTCCAATGCACCGTAGTTGTGTTTGTATATCCTGTGTTGGTGCAACTATTTGGAACGATAAGTCATTTCTCCTGTAACCGGACTCCGCCCAACATCGATGTATTTctcgtgttaccggactctgcccgtTTTGAGGTTGCGCCGCGAGTGAAGAAGTCATCAGTGGTTGTAACGGAGCACAGCCTCGTTCAAGAGCTTCCTCACTTCAAAGGAAATCATCCTGTCCCAGGGAAAGCGATCCAAGATAACACTTGGACTATTTCTgcaattggtcctggggtagttaCACCAATCACTAACAATCCATTTCTTTAACATCACGGAGCAATTTATCTTCCCCAGAATCGTTCCAAGTATAACCCAACACATCTTTAAGAATTCAAAGTCAAGTTTCCCAGAACTGTTCCCCATACAACGCTCAGCGTCACCAGCACggaatatcattatcatgatatcagAAATCTATTGTATATGAACACCATCTCTTTTACGGAACTTCTGTATTCACATCTCTTCCTTAGACAAGTGTAGGattcagctcttttttttttttcttcttcttgcatagaaataaactctagatacactgatcctctccatcaccccatcaaagaaaataaatgacaAGTGAAATAAGGAATAAATATAATTGGTTTCTCTAGCATATTTGGCCTCATCCTCGAACAGAGCGAGGTTATACAAATCAATTTATCACCTAGGAACAAAATGCCCATTATTTCATGGGTTAGTTAGAGGCTACAGCATCACAGGGATTACAGCCTTACATTTTTGAAATTCATGTCAAAATCTCCGGAATAAATGGAGACTTAACATATAGCTTACTACATCATGCATTTTAAGTGAACGAACAGGAAcactgatcttttttttctttttttggttcaCAGCATTGGGTAAAGACTTCCTTCATTTACTGTAGTTTACAATATTTTTCTTAGATTCAAAAATTATAGCCGGGGAAAATAACCAGTCATAAGACCAGAAATAAACGCTAGAAATTCCACAGAAATGACACAACTTTTACGTGTATCAAAACAGCAACTGCATTGATCACATGGTTACTGCATTGATTAAACACTCACTCGCATTCAGTTCTCACTTGCGTCACTAATTTGCGTGACTTTGACAAAAGTTGGAGCTAACTTGTGATCCTCCCGTCTTTTGCTGATACATCGTCAGCTGGAGATTTGCGCTACCGTAGCTaagagggagaatgagagagagagaaaaaaaaaagaaaatttacccatgaaacccttaaacacgacggcacgatccttaagTCCGAAGggtacggcccttaggcacggcgATATGACCcgtaggtatgatgacctgacctttgactggACTCATAGCCGTGCCGTTatacctcaagggtcgtgtcgttgtgatcaagggccgtTACGCTGTGCTCAAATGTCATgtagtcgtgctcagggatcgtaacgtcgtgttcaagggtcgtatcgtcgtgttcagggggtggTAACGTGGTATTCAAAGGTGGTAGCGTAGTACTCAAAATGTTAACTTTCAAGATAAGGTGGATCAACTTTGATTGAAATGAAGAACGTGTAAACTGTCACTTTTCAGATGAAAacattataattttcttttgtcTCACATCGAGGCAACGACGGACTGTAGGGGTAAACAGTCCTCAACTCTGCAGAAATAAAGTGGAAGTCAAAAGACAACGTTGCCTGATACGGGACATCATCACCTCACGGGATTTATTCACTAAACTATATTCCAACACGTTCAGTTTGTCAGTAACATCTCTAGTTATCGGCATGTCAGAAATTGGTAGTCTGTGGAGGATCTGATACACTCTGATCTGAGGAGGATCTGATACACTGGTGGTCTGTGGAGGATCTGATACACTTTGATCTGAGGAGGATCTGATACACTGTGGTCTGTGGAGGATTTAGTACACTTGCGGTCTCTGGAGGATCTGGTACAATGGTTATATCTGGAGGATCTGATACGGTGGTTGTATCTGGAAGATCGCATACACTTGCGGTCTCTGGAGGATCTGGTACAATGATTGTATCTGGAGGATCTGATACGGTGGTTGTATCTGGAGGATTGGATACACTTGCGGTCTCTGGAGGATCTGGTACAATGATTGTATCTGGAGGATCTGATACAGTGGTTGTATCTGGAGGAGTGGATACACTTGCGGTCTCTGGAGGATCTGGAACAATGGTGGTCTCTGGAGGATCTAATAAACTGGTAGTCTTTGAAGGATCCAAAACACTGGTGGTCATCATAAGATCTAATAAACTGGTGTTATCTAGATGATCTGACTCACTGCCTGAGGTCTTTGACAATGGCGTTCTTGTACTGACGTTTACCTGCACAAAATATATTCCACACTAGCAACGGCCAGGACACCTGAGAGTGTCATGACAGCAACAGATGAGAACGACAGAAACTGATAAGCGATATGATATCTCTTTCTTGGTGTCCAGCACAGTTGTTCCAATTTCTAGACACGGTGAATCATCAGTTTATTTTGAGCGGGTGCTGGTGGTATGTCGGGTGCTGGTGATCTGCAAATTGATGTTTGCACCTGAACGCCTTTTATGTCTTCAGCAAAGACCACTGAAAATGGAGAGACTTAACCCTGGATGCCAAGGTCTCTTTTCACTTCACTGTCGTTTCAGTCCACATCTTAAAGCGAACATCATAAATGTCATCATTTAGCTTCCTCCTCTACAGCATATAGAAACTAAAGTGGCTCCACCAGACAGACATTTTGCGTTCCTCCGCCTGTGGTTACATTCCACTGGCTTCCTATATATTCATCATGTAACACTTCCTTCCATTCAAACAAAGCAAGGTAACGTTATGTAAAACAACGTGAACACATCGTGTCATCGGATACCAGCAAATAACATCCTCAGAGGTAAAACATAGATTTATTCTCTATTTTCGTGTTTAAATCGGTATCTACTGGTACCTCTTCGGACTATCCTGTCTTTCCTTCACTCATTCAGATAAATGTTGGCAAATAATGCCACTTGACTAAATAAATAACTATGGTGAGGAACACGTCACTTGACCCTGTAGTGTCTGCTCGCTTGTGCTTCTTTCACTTCAACTCGTTGTAACACAATTAATACTATAAACCACAACCGTAGACGAAGACCAGACAGACGTCTCTATAAAAATGTTTTTTTATGACAGTTACATCCGGGAAATCGTACCATATGATGGCTGTAagtcatccacaaaagacttatCTCAGGTCAGTTACGAAGTGTttgcagttctttttttttttctttcttttttttgccgtcCTGATCGACCTATCTGCATTCCTGCCCTAATCATGACCTAAGGTTCACCGAAGCCTTCACACCAAACAGCCTTGGAATACACCACTTCTAGGCATGTTCGAACGCATGATATACACTAAAATTTCAACTAGAGAAGGAAAGATATGGGAACATTGACCAAATATTGTATACTGTCAAGGATCGCAAGACCAAGATCCCAGAAACATTTAACGAGTTTTTCCCATGGGAAACCCAGCCTAGGTGAACGTAAAAATACTGGATTCCTGGAAAGACTACAGAAACC containing:
- the LOC139749680 gene encoding uncharacterized protein; its protein translation is MNRSVIGGLRGMHALTWPLIFLACITFATCTAEATGFEDVPAVSGAQDLPEQDASSQELFAFLFNMYPDADFAEMIPPEPEESQGSNAEAPKRFYYAPRPGKRSAGLYQDEVPDETSQQDREEEDNKRTKRNAESLQEDQDAREKRETPEREHDDDEGQDDDSHSWWWPFLTVRRSPFSPRLGKRGDDLAADQEYDDDLSEEEYDGDGDLQDYLTENGDSEVLSGVAMPLDKKSMAFSPRLGKRVSFVPRLGKRNPGFAFSPRLGKRAANFPSVPSPGKRENFAFSPRLGKKSGFAFGPRLGKKADFAFSPRLGKKGDFAFRPRLGKKADFAFIPRLGKKADFAFIPRLGKKADFAFSPRLGKKADFAFIPRLGKKADFAFSPRLGKKADFAFSPRLGKKADFAFSPRLGKKADFAFSPRLGKRSHEDSTMDTRETRTAAFIPRLGRAYFSPRLG